The Lacipirellula parvula genome window below encodes:
- a CDS encoding glycoside hydrolase family 88 protein has translation MITIDSSLSPATLLPQTERLWQIAAPKISRIAERFPHAAPSPVITKAGRYEPQGWTEWTRGFQYGSALLAFDATGDESLLAIGRDGTRRDMASHVTHFGVHDHGFNNVSTYGNMRRLILEGRLPGEANQLEYYDLALKASAAVQASRWSRIENGGGHIYSFNGPHSLFSDTMRSLRVLAIGHLVGAQALGENDAPINMLDRLVKHAQANATYNVYFGEGRDAYDLRGRVVHESIFNVNDGRYRCPSTQQGYSPFTTWTRGLAWVMLGYAEQLEFLDVLSDADLAPHGGRGAIETMMLRAARATCDFFIEQTPTDGIAYWDTGAPGLVQLGDYLDRPADPFNAHEPVDSSASAIACQGLLRLGRRLQQAGEREAGDRYWAAGLTTLRSLLQEPYLATDPQHDGLLLHTIYHRPRNWDYTPPGSRVPHGEACMWGDYHLLEAALYVSRLAKTQPYYAFHLPLHAG, from the coding sequence ATGATCACGATCGACTCTTCTCTCTCGCCCGCAACGCTCCTTCCGCAGACCGAACGCCTTTGGCAGATCGCGGCGCCGAAAATTAGCCGCATCGCCGAACGCTTCCCCCACGCGGCGCCGTCGCCCGTCATCACGAAAGCGGGCCGCTACGAACCCCAAGGCTGGACCGAATGGACCCGCGGCTTTCAGTACGGCTCGGCGCTGCTCGCGTTCGACGCCACCGGCGATGAATCGCTCCTCGCCATCGGCCGCGACGGCACCCGCCGCGACATGGCCTCGCACGTCACCCACTTCGGCGTCCACGACCACGGTTTTAATAACGTCAGCACCTATGGCAACATGCGGCGGCTCATCCTTGAGGGCCGGTTGCCGGGCGAAGCGAATCAACTCGAGTATTACGATCTGGCGCTGAAAGCCTCGGCCGCGGTGCAGGCCTCGCGGTGGAGCCGAATCGAAAACGGCGGTGGCCACATCTACTCGTTCAACGGCCCCCATTCACTCTTTAGCGATACGATGCGTTCTCTGCGGGTGTTGGCCATCGGACATCTCGTCGGCGCCCAGGCCCTAGGCGAGAACGACGCCCCGATCAACATGCTCGACCGGCTCGTCAAGCACGCCCAAGCCAACGCGACCTACAACGTCTATTTCGGCGAGGGTCGCGACGCCTACGACCTCCGCGGCCGGGTCGTCCACGAAAGCATCTTCAACGTCAACGATGGCCGCTACCGCTGCCCGAGCACGCAGCAGGGCTACTCGCCGTTCACCACCTGGACCCGCGGCCTCGCGTGGGTAATGCTCGGCTACGCCGAACAGCTTGAATTCCTCGACGTCCTCAGCGACGCCGATCTCGCACCGCACGGCGGCCGCGGCGCGATTGAAACGATGATGCTTCGCGCCGCGCGGGCGACGTGCGACTTTTTCATCGAGCAAACGCCAACCGACGGCATCGCCTACTGGGACACTGGCGCCCCGGGGCTCGTGCAGCTCGGCGACTATCTCGATCGCCCGGCCGATCCCTTCAACGCCCATGAACCAGTCGATAGCTCGGCATCGGCGATCGCGTGCCAAGGCCTGCTTCGCTTAGGCCGTCGACTGCAGCAAGCCGGCGAGCGCGAAGCAGGCGACCGCTACTGGGCCGCCGGCCTCACCACGCTCCGGTCGCTATTGCAAGAGCCCTACCTCGCCACCGATCCACAGCACGACGGCCTGCTGCTTCACACGATCTACCACCGCCCCCGCAACTGGGACTACACGCCCCCCGGCTCCCGGGTGCCGCACGGCGAAGCCTGCATGTGGGGCGACTATCATCTTTTGGAAGCGGCGCTCTACGTATCACGCTTGGCAAAAACTCAACCGTATTACGCATTTCATCTTCCTCTACATGCCGGCTGA